A single region of the Deltaproteobacteria bacterium IMCC39524 genome encodes:
- a CDS encoding amino acid ABC transporter substrate-binding protein produces the protein MRCILIIALIIASFSHPLSAHELTGTLQQIEKSGEIRIGYRQTMPPMSFLGKDGLPIGYSIDLCAEVVREVEKILGVAVKSHYVPVTSEDRFTALADNKIDLLCGATTKTISRGEIVDFTQLTFVTGASFMALKETKIRNNFEGKKIGVSKGTTTAKALKKLLTDAEVKADIVFVKSKEDALKALDKGDIDAFAADQVVLIGMALISGHPKSYSILPDLFSYEPLALALRRNDADFRLAADRVISDLYRSKKILKIYDDWFGQFAKQRSSAFDALIQLNAIPE, from the coding sequence ATGAGATGTATTCTTATCATTGCTTTAATCATTGCTTCTTTCTCTCATCCTCTCTCCGCGCACGAGTTAACAGGAACCCTCCAACAGATTGAAAAATCCGGGGAAATAAGAATTGGGTATCGACAGACGATGCCGCCCATGTCTTTTCTTGGCAAGGACGGCTTACCCATCGGTTACTCGATCGACCTCTGTGCTGAAGTTGTCCGCGAGGTAGAAAAAATTCTCGGTGTCGCGGTGAAAAGCCACTACGTGCCGGTGACATCGGAAGATCGTTTTACTGCCCTGGCAGACAACAAGATTGACCTCCTATGCGGAGCGACGACGAAAACCATTTCCCGTGGAGAGATTGTTGATTTTACTCAACTGACCTTCGTGACGGGAGCGTCCTTCATGGCCTTGAAGGAAACGAAAATCAGGAATAATTTTGAAGGCAAGAAAATAGGTGTCTCCAAAGGCACAACCACTGCGAAAGCTTTGAAAAAACTCCTCACCGATGCAGAGGTGAAAGCAGATATTGTCTTCGTCAAATCCAAGGAAGACGCTCTCAAGGCCCTCGATAAAGGTGACATTGATGCCTTTGCTGCTGATCAAGTTGTGCTCATCGGCATGGCCTTGATCTCAGGACATCCAAAAAGTTATTCGATTCTGCCCGACCTTTTTTCGTATGAACCTTTAGCCCTGGCTTTAAGAAGAAATGATGCGGATTTCAGACTTGCCGCCGATCGCGTGATTTCTGACCTGTACCGCTCCAAAAAAATCCTGAAAATTTATGATGATTGGTTCGGTCAATTCGCCAAGCAACGGTCCTCTGCCTTTGATGCCTTGATCCAGCTTAACGCCATACCTGAATAG